A single genomic interval of Gouania willdenowi chromosome 22, fGouWil2.1, whole genome shotgun sequence harbors:
- the yipf6 gene encoding protein YIPF6, which translates to MADDSSRPFAGLSDVSISEDVPVEGDISVPVAASVTEDGFSTLDEPVKETVLRDLRAVGSKFVHVLYPRRSSALLRDWDLWGPLLLCVTLALLLQGGEADSEDRGGPQFAEVFVIIWFGSIIITLNSKLLGGTISFFQSLCVLGYCILPLTVAMAVCRLVLLGGSSTVSFAVRLVVVSASFGWSTFASTAFLADSQPPNRKALVVYPVFLFYFVIGWMILTFAPSQ; encoded by the exons ATGGCGGATGACTCTAGCAGGCCGTTCGCCGGCCTGTCCGACGTCTCCATCTCGGAGGACGTCCCGGTCGAGGGGGACATATCCGTGCCTGTCGCGGCTTCAGTGACCGAGGACGGGTTTTCCACGTTGGATGAACCGGTGAAGGAAACCGTCCTCCGGGACCTCCGGGCCGTGGGCTCCAAGTTTGTCCACGTCCTGTACCCGCGGCGGAGCTCGGCGCTACTCCGGGACTGGGACCTGTGGGGCCCGCTGCTGCTCTGCGTCACCCTGGCTCTACTGCTCCAGGGCGGAGAGGCCGACAGCGAGGACAGGGGCGGACCGCAGTTTGCCGAG GTCTTCGTCATCATCTGGTTCGGCTCCATCATCATCACTCTGAACTCCAAGCTACTGGGCGGCACCATCTCCTTCTTCCAGAGCCTGTGCGTACTGGGCTACTGCATCCTGCCGCTGACCGTGGCCATGGCCGTGTGCCGCCTGGTTCTGCTGGGGGGCTCCAGCACCGTCAGCTTCGCGGTGCGTCTTGTAGTGGTGTCGGCGTCATTCGGATGGTCCACCTTCGCCTCCACCGCCTTTCTGGCCGACAGCCAACCGCCCAACCGCAAAGCGCTGGTGGTGTACCCGGTGTTCCTCTTCTACTTTGTCATCGGATGGATGATCCTCACGTTCGCACCGTCGCAGTGA
- the LOC114456786 gene encoding uncharacterized protein LOC114456786, whose translation MPTFTFLDNLEVFLRTGKLPPDATKSAKKVTWAASKHFIFKGGRLWRSYRGRLLRVVRSEEEIREILTRYHDNNNHAGRVRAVKEIMLMYYWVGVTEAVKNWIKACSVCQSRAPTEPPAPPIQYCLAYGCETSSFTCPDLSFHRFPKDKERRRQWLVVAQRDEGSLRMNSFLCSRHFEPTCFVLSDDGQLLLSADAVPTIISEPVKEEEVTVPSDEDFLQTNALDDLLSTAASETVDTTELTFDTSEAPAELQEHQYSLRTSDPDSEEIQDVSFKRRKTVIEPTFAVYNHIARYLSHRILPTHTKKSTGAFKRMAKRFGLMDGVLMYTRVSPPLRVPRSREEVNSILQQFHDNQGHYGQGMCQREIAKHFYWGSMTRDLARWISGCHTCVNRTKRKWLRCSVYNCSNCCGPVERGLGLTFHKFPLQNPPLLAQWLRTIGRPNWHPRLWSSVCSTHFTEDCFDRSGDKLVLRPDAIPTLMLSTEASNQPQATNGEEVFFAKYDAVELYLSRHTYPPGLNYVEKNTFRRFCKKFIIKEGELHMMRGNRVRLVLRTRQQVESTLTDYHDELNHLDVNKCLRLLNERFFWKTMRPDVIQWINNCSQCSRKKGKRPENQAEGGRPRRPMHPPPDYDSDSGHDEDINEFCVDDGLRLGVTDVDAGRLRAVDSSTPLTFRALPPARQPILLRLKAPTHLGSKTPIILEPIAPNGPVVTSLVPDDSTVAPSQSEGLSSDPDQSELNPDTPEQAELKDNGRVRRSIKARIKTRPETPEPSPSRSASHRKRKKDLEPSAGPSTKSIGVRVEPVEAPSTKPWPVFTITTAIPMQTPKTLPLVDSPVLFRRPGKIQARTVIQQCCSAKVKVRPALDGVEAQWAEIQEGMVVSVCFYDGATEDVAYEMANSLMTTKLFRKERGHCVSVLDLPASVLLLPQDSLVGEVSAGRRLRFRGGAELWWGAQLFSTLVSACRDLMAASLRCVRAGASVEHGVVGQKQELLLSTAEPLTVLMEF comes from the exons ATGCCTACCTTTACTTTTCTTGATAACTTGGAGGTTTTCCTCCGGACGGGGAAGTTGCCTCCAGACGCAACGAAAAGTGCAAAGAAAGTGACCTGGGCTGCCAGCAAACACTTCATCTTCAAAG GCGGCAGACTATGGAGAAGCTACCGCGGTCGCCTACTGCGAGTCGTCCGGAGCGAAGAAGAAATCCGGGAGATCTTGACGCGTTACCATGACAACAACAACCACGCCGGCCGAGTGCGAGCAGTGAAGGAGATCATG CTGATGTACTACTGGGTGGGAGTGACGGAGGCGGTGAAGAACTGGATCAAAGCCTGTTCGGTGTGTCAAAGCCGAGCCCCGACTGAGCCACCCGCTCCGCCGATCCAGTACTGCTTGGCTTATGGCTGTGAGACGTCCAGCTTTACCTGCCCCGACCTTAGCTTCCACAG GTTTCCAAAGGATAAGGAGCGGCGGCGGCAGTGGCTGGTGGTGGCTCAGCGTGACGAAGGCTCTCTGAGGATGAACTCCTTCCTCTGCTCTCGACACTTCGAGCCGACCTGCTTCGTGCTGAGCGACGACGGTCAGCTGCTGCTGTCGGCTGATGCTGTGCCGACCATCATCTCTGAGCcggtgaaggaggaggag GTGACCGTTCCTTCAGACGAGGACTTCCTGCAGACCAACGCTCTGGACGACCTTCTGTCCACTGCCGCCTCAGAGACTGTCGACACCACAGAGCTGACCTTTGACACCTCTGAGGCGCCGGCTGAGCTGCAGGAGCACCAGTACTCGCTGCGGACCTCCGACCCGGACTCTGAGGAAATCCAGGACGTGAGCTTCAAGAGGAGGAAGACTGTTATAGAACCCACCTTTGCCGTTTACAACCACATTGCCAG gtatCTGAGTCACAGGATtttacccacacacacaaaaaagagcaCCGGTGCCTTCAAGCGGATGGCGAAGCGCTTCGGCCTGATGG ACGGAGTGCTGATGTACACTCGAGTGTCTCCTCCGCTCAGAGTCCCTCGCAGCAGAGAGGAG GTGAACTCTATCCTGCAGCAGTTCCACGATAACCAGGGTCACTACGGACAGGGCATGTGTCAGCGAGAGATCGCCAAGCACTTCTACTGGGGCAGCATGACCCGGGACCTGGCCCGCTGGATCTCCGGCTGTCACACCTGCGTCAACAGAACCAAGAGGAAGTGGCTCCGCTGCAGCGTCTACAACTGCTCCAACTGCTGCGGGCCAGTGGAGCGCGGCCTCGGGCTCACCTTCCATAA GTTCCCGCTGCAGAACCCACCCCTGCTGGCTCAGTGGCTGCGGACCATAGGGCGTCCCAACTGGCACCCTCGGCTGTGGTCCTCTGTCTGCTCCACACATTTCACTGAGGACTGCTTCGACCGCAGCGGAGACAAGCTGGTGCTACGCCCGGACGCCATTCCTACGCTTATGCTCAGCACTGAGGCATCG AATCAGCCACAGGCGACGAACGGAGAGGAAGTTTTCTTTGCCAAGTATGACGCGGTGGAGCTTTACCTGAGCCGACACACGTATCCTCCAGGACTGAACTACGTGGAGAAAAACACCTTCAGGAGGTTCTGCAAGAAGTTCATCATCAAAG AGGGCGAACTGCACATGATGAGAGGAAACCGGGTGCGTTTGGTTCTGAGGACCCGACAGCAGGTGGAGTCGACGCTGACGGATTACCATGACGAGTTGAACCACCTCGACGTTAACAAGTGTCTGCGGCTGCTCAACGAAAG GTTCTTCTGGAAAACCATGAGGCCCGATGTGATCCAGTGGATCAACAACTGCTCCCAGTGCAGCAGGAAGAAAGGCAAGAGGCCGGAGAACCAGGCAGAAGGCGGGAGACCAAGGAGACCAATGCATCCGCCTCCAGACTATGACTCAGACAG CGGCCATGATGAGGACATTAATGAGTTCTGTGTTGACGACGGTTTGAGATTGGGAGTCACTGATGTAGACGCAGGAAGGCTCAGAGCAGTG GACTCTTCCACGCCGCTGACCTTCCGTGCTCTTCCTCCGGCCCGTCAGCCCATCCTGCTGCGTCTTAAAGCTCCGACCCACCTCGGCTCCAAAACTCCCATAATCCTGGAGCCCATCGCCCCAAATGGCCCCGTCGTCACCTCCCTCGTTCCCGATGATTCGACAGTCGCTCCGTCTCAGTCGGAGGGTTTATCCAGTGACCCGGATCAATCCGAACTGAACCCTGACACCCCAGAGCAGGCGGAGCTCAAAGACAACGGCAGAGTCCGCCGCAGCATCAAGGCTCGGATCAAGACTCGGCCGGAGACACCGGAACCT AGTCCGAGTCGCTCCGCCTCTCAcaggaagaggaaaaaggaTCTGGAGCCGAGCGCCGGGCCATCAACCAAGAGCATCGGTGTAAGAGTGGAGCCTGTGGAGGCTCCCAGCACCAAACCATGGCCCGTCTTCACCATCACCACCGCGATCCCAATGCAGACTCCCAAAACTCTGCCTCTAGTGGACAG CCCGGTGCTGTTTAGGAGGCCGGGAAAGATTCAGGCTCGAACCGTCATCCAGCAGTGCTGCAGCGCTAAAGTGAAGGTCCGCCCGGCGCTGGACGGCGTGGAGGCCCAGTGGGCTGAG ATCCAGGAAGGGATGGTCGTCTCCGTTTGTTTCTACGACGGAGCTACGGAGGACGTCGCCTATGAAATGG CGAACAGTCTGATGACCACCAAGCTGTTCCGTAAGGAACGTGGTCACTGCGTGTCGGTGCTGGACCTTCCTGCCAGCGTTCTGCTGCTTCCCCAGGACTCTCTGGTGGGGGAGGTGTCAGCGGGACGCAGGCTGCGTTTCCGGGGTGGCGCAGAGCTGTGGTGGGGCGCACAGCTCTTCTCCACGCTGGTGTCCGCCTGCAGGGACCTGATGGCCGCGTCCCTGCGCTGCGTCCGGGCCGGGGCCAGCGTGGAGCACGGCGTGGTCGGACAGAAGCAGGAGCTGCTGCTCAGCACGGCCGAGCCGCTCACCGTCCTCATGGAGTTCTGA
- the LOC114456421 gene encoding uncharacterized protein LOC114456421, which yields MDVAYALPPELWVLVLSYLNTEDRHALRACSRRLRTLADHPSLWRDSTVVLSDLRRYTFGFWSTLEARKLTRVAVRHLRRKEWRRLLCFLPSLTAVVFLDGCRQYRERYLENLWRFEGLTELGVRNAAWSEPPIGRTLSEKINDRLTHLSVCCVRLPSATDFIRTVSGLSNLRFLLFHPEEGRSGMDRVRPVPGPVFHGLLLGLKKLRHLSWGMKPEPWEPLPEDYFSPADPEHPESFRYGGPELTSLELVDYIESLLSKDALKCLKSLRSLKIHYRHIRNDVECCLGYWLNSLPNLESLSINGGTSLSNYADNIPPSVTRLTLRMAFTLKDLHLISPRVPHLKHLDIWQNGSRGSLCKRIPALFPELRLIRIRFLRREPEKDLLNLVRLPHLQRLELLVERFFIVRDYLNGHHWPSAHVQELIEKLCALSHDRITVVTDMRRRNLRRECDCLWEGD from the exons ATGGACGTGGCCTACGCGCTGCCCCCGGAGCTCTGGGTGCTCGTGCTAAGCTACCTGAACACAGAGGACAGACATGCGCTGCGCGCGTGCAGCCGCCGTTTGCGGACCCTGGCTGATCATCCGTCGCTGTGGCGGGACTCCACGGTGGTGCTGTCTGACCTCCGCCGCTACACCTTCGGCTTCTGGTCCACGTTGGAGGCTCGGAAGCTCACCCGGGTGGCGGTGCGTCACCTGCGGCGTAAAGAGTGGCGCCGCCTGCTGTGCTTTCTGCCGTCGCTCACCGCCGTGGTCTTCCTGGACGGATGCCGGCAGTACCGGGAGAGGTACCTGGAGAACCTGTGGCGCTTCGAGGGCCTCACCGAGCTCGGAGTGCGGAATGCCGCCTGGTCGGAGCCGCCGATCGGCCGCACATTGTCGGAGAAGATCAACGATCGTCTGACTCACCTCAGCGTGTGTTGCGTCAGGTTACCGTCCGCCACCGACTTTATCCGCACCGTGTCCGGTCTCTCCAACCTGCGCTTTTTGCTCTTCCACCCGGAGGAGGGCCGCTCCGGGATGGACCGGGTGAGGCCTGTGCCCGGACCCGTCTTTCACGGCCTTCTGCTCGGCCTCAAGAAGCTCCGCCACCTCTCCTGGGGGATGAAGCCAGAACCGTGGGAGCCTCTGCCTGAAGACTACTTTAGCCCGGCCGACCCGGAGCATCCTG AGTCGTTCCGCTACGGTGGTCCTGAGCTGACCAGCCTGGAGCTGGTGGATTACATCGAGTCCCTTCTGTCCAAAGACGCTCTGAAGTGCCTGAAGTCGCTCCGCTCGCTGAAAATCCACTACAGACACATCAGGAACGACGTGGAGTGTTGCCTGGGATACTGGCTGAATTCCCTGCCAAACCTAGAGTCCCTCAGCATCAACG GTGGAACGTCTCTCTCCAACTATGCTGACAACATCCCCCCCAGTGTGACGCGGCTCACCCTGCGGATGGCTTTCACCCTGAAGGACTTGCACCTCATCTCACCCAGAGTCCCACACCTGAAGCACCTCGACATCTGGCAGAACGGATCCAGGGGAAGTCTGTGCAAACGAATCCCCGCGTTATTCCCCGAACTCCGACTGATCCGGATACG gtttttacgTCGGGAGCCAGAGAAGGATTTGTTGAACCTGGTCCGTCTGCCTCACCTGCAGCGTCTGGAGCTGCTGGTGGAGCGTTTCTTCATCGTCAGGGATTACCTGAATGGACACCACTGGCCCAGCGCACACGTCCAGGAGCTGATCGAGAAGCTCTGCGCGCTCTCGCACGACCGCATCACCGTGGTTACTGACATGCGCCGGAGGAACCTGCGACGGGAGTGCGACTGCCTGTGGGAAGGAGACTAG